A single genomic interval of Eleutherodactylus coqui strain aEleCoq1 chromosome 3, aEleCoq1.hap1, whole genome shotgun sequence harbors:
- the BCAR3 gene encoding breast cancer anti-estrogen resistance protein 3 isoform X2, with protein MSKDCFCNVVESVTAALCCFYQRKSVIGVKFSKERYIMDGATPEKLKKELEEELKLSSEDLRSHAWYHGRIPRQVSESLVRRDGDFLIRDSLSSPGNFVLTCQWKNLSQHFKINKVIIRLNEAYSRIQYQFEHESFDNIPALVRYYVGNRKPVSQQSGAIIFQPINRTVPLRCIEEKYGVSPVRRLEMGGLEEKSETPKRLSLNIGHGHGLTPEQSVVRGNLLRNKEKSGSHPSCLDNMREKRRPLNSHQSESYLQLGSRQPYLSPGMDGRLTPRPHVFRTGSEPTLSPTEIRRFSSETHSAEALRGSDSQICPRPPPKPSKSLHVKQPQSPTRWQSSEANYCELHPTPLEDFGWTKTHSSHNSFTESQKTDEEETFSLSNSELSFPTLEDSISQCSQTENNDKGDEVEFIRPVYENVSSFKPNDFESILLPPENKPLENVLLKRAKELFTNNDPRTIAKHILRMDCKVARILNVTPEMEKMMGVNCGLELITLSHGHQLRLDLIERHTTMAIGIAVDILGCTGNLEERVATLNKIIQLAVELKDLGDFFAFTSIMKALEMPQITRLENTWTILRHQYTQTAITYEKQLKPFNKALYEGAGTMLGPQDTLTIPLVMPILLLLERQSVIFEGMDWWENHDRGCEIMFSHLESARFIAQNAALYQSNAERLLEGFTPDEEMSEIFKTEFQMRLLWGSKGAQVNQAERYTKFSQILTALSRKLEPPSS; from the exons TTCTCCAAAGAGCGATATATTATGGATGGAGCGACacctgaaaaattaaaaaaggagcTGGAGGAGGAGTTGAAGCTGAGCAGCGAAGATTTACGCAGTCATGCCTGGTACCATGGCAGGATTCCTCGCCAG gtaTCGGAGAGCCTGGTGAGGAGGGATGGAGACTTTCTCATCAGGGATTCCTTGTCCAGTCCTGGAAACTTTGTGCTCACCTGTCAGTGGAAGAACCTCTCGCAGCATTTCAAGATAAATAAAGTAATAATCCGGCTCAACGAAGCCTACAGTCGGATTCAGTACCAGTTCGAACACGAAAGCTTTGataacatccctgcgttggtgagATACTATGTGGGGAACCGCAAGCCAGTGTCACAGCAGAGCGGAGCCATCATTTTCCAGCCTATCAACAGGACAGTGCCGTTAAGGTGTATAGAGGAAAAGTACGGGGTCTCCCCGGTTAGACGTCTggaaatgggaggactggaagaAAAGTCAGAAACCCCTAAAAGACTTAGTCTTAATATAGGTCATGGGCATGGACTGACACCAGAGCAAAGCGTGGTCCGGGGAAATCTACTAAG AAATAAAGAGAAGAGCGGCAGCCATCCATCGTGTTTAGATAACATGCGGGAAAAGAGAAGGCCACTGAACTCTCACCAGTCAGAAAGCTACCTACAGCTAG GCAGCAGACAGCCATACTTGTCACCGGGAATGGATGGGAGGTTAACGCCAAGACCACATGTCTTCAGGACTGGAAGTGAACCTACTTTAAGCCCGACGGAAATCCGGAGGTTCAGCTCCGAGACTCACTCTGCAGAGGCATTAAGAGGATCAGACAGTCAAATCTGCCCGAGACCCCCTCCAAAGCCAAGTAAGTCACTGCATGTAAAGCAGCCACAGTCTCCTACTCGATGGCAGAGCTCAGAAGCCAACTATTGTGAACTACACCCTACACCTCTCGAGGACTTTGGGTGGACAAAGACACATTCCTCACACAACAGTTTTACAGAAAGTCAGAAAACAGATGAAGAGGAGACCTTCTCTCTTAGCAACTCCGAACTGAGCTTCCCCACATTGGAGGACAGTATATCTCAATGCTCACAGACAGAAAACAATGATAAAGGTGACGAGGTGGAGTTCATTAGGCCGGTGTATGAGAATGTCTCCTCTTTTAAACCCAATGACTTTGAGTCCATTTTACTCCCACCGGAAAACAAACCCTTGGAAAACGTCTTGCTGAAACGGGCCAAGGAACTTTTTACAAACAATGACCCAAGGACCATTGCCAAGCACATCCTCAGAATGGACTGTAAG GTCGCTAGGATACTTAATGTCACGCCAGAGATGGAAAAGATGATGGGAGTGAACTGTGGACTGGAACTAATTACTCTGTCGCATGGACACCAACTGCGCTTAGACTTAATAGAAAG GCACACCACTATGGCAATAGGGATCGCGGTGGATATTCTGGGATGTACGGGGAATTTAGAGGAAAGAGTTGCGACGCTGAACAAAATCATCCAACTGGCAGTAGAACTGAAGGATTTGGGAGACTTCTTTGCGTTTACGTCCATCATGAAAGCACTGGAGATGCCCCAG ATTACAAGGCTGGAAAATACCTGGACGATTTTGAGGCATCAGTATACACAGACGGCGATCACGTATGAGAAACAGCTGAAGCCTTTTAACAAAGCCTTGTATGAGGGAGCCG GCACAATGCTCGGCCCCCAGGACACACTAACAATCCCGCTTGTGATGCCTATACTACTGTTGCTGGAGCGTCAGTCCGTCATATTTGAGGGAATGGACTGGTGGGAAAACCACGACAGAGGATGTGAAATAATGTTCAGTCATCTGGAATCGGCACGATTTATTGCCCAGAATGCAGCTTTGTATCAAAGCAATGCAGAGCGGCTCTTGGAAG GCTTTACGCCGGATGAAGAGATGAGTGAAATCTTTAAGACAGAATTCCAAATGCGGCTTCTATGGGGGAGCAAAGGAGCCCAAGTTAACCAGGCTGAAAGATATACAAAATTCAGCCAGATCTTAACAGCCTTGTCCCGAAAACTAGAACCTCCCTCTTCTTGA